A part of Methanomassiliicoccales archaeon genomic DNA contains:
- the ftsZ gene encoding cell division protein FtsZ, with translation MLSEDDEELLKLVQSLRIRISIIGCGGGGSNTIRRITQAGVTGATIVACNSDARHLLSIQAPNKILLGKGTTKGLGAGAIPEVGQRAAEESEPELRRFIEGANIVFVTAGMGGGTGTGSAPVVAEMARRYGALVIGVVTLPFKAEGKLRMENAMKGLSRLQEHCDTVIVIQNERLLEIVPKLPIEAAFKVADEVLMQSIKGITEVLTKPGLVNVDFNDIMTITKNAGLAMIGLGESDSDDERIDKAVGEAMSSPLLGEVDLHEAKGALVRVVGGPDMTVAEAERAAELVSEKVNPRARIIWGCSVEPEATGRVRVLVVITGVRSGALAPKTEPSRQQPRTR, from the coding sequence ATGCTGAGCGAGGATGATGAGGAGCTATTGAAGCTTGTCCAATCACTCAGGATCAGGATATCGATCATCGGGTGTGGGGGAGGTGGCTCGAACACAATAAGAAGAATTACACAGGCTGGAGTGACCGGTGCGACGATCGTTGCCTGCAACAGCGACGCGAGGCATCTTTTATCGATACAGGCGCCCAATAAGATACTATTGGGAAAAGGGACGACCAAGGGGCTCGGTGCAGGTGCGATCCCAGAGGTTGGTCAGAGGGCGGCCGAGGAGTCAGAACCTGAGCTCAGAAGGTTCATTGAAGGGGCCAATATCGTATTCGTCACCGCCGGGATGGGCGGGGGCACAGGGACCGGGTCAGCACCGGTCGTTGCGGAAATGGCAAGGCGATATGGGGCATTGGTCATCGGAGTGGTCACCTTACCTTTCAAGGCGGAAGGAAAGCTCCGGATGGAGAACGCCATGAAAGGATTATCACGGCTTCAAGAGCATTGTGACACTGTCATTGTGATCCAGAACGAGAGATTGCTCGAGATAGTCCCAAAGTTGCCCATCGAGGCCGCGTTCAAAGTAGCTGACGAGGTGTTGATGCAATCTATCAAGGGCATCACCGAGGTCCTCACAAAGCCTGGTCTCGTCAATGTGGATTTCAATGATATCATGACCATAACCAAGAACGCTGGCCTTGCGATGATCGGGCTAGGAGAGAGCGATTCAGACGATGAGAGGATCGATAAGGCGGTCGGAGAGGCCATGTCCTCGCCACTGCTGGGAGAGGTCGACCTTCACGAGGCCAAGGGAGCATTGGTAAGGGTCGTCGGCGGACCCGACATGACAGTGGCGGAGGCCGAGAGGGCGGCAGAGCTCGTCAGCGAAAAGGTGAACCCCCGTGCCAGGATCATTTGGGGTTGCAGCGTGGAGCCAGAGGCCACAGGACGGGTCCGAGTGCTCGTGGTCATAACCGGGGTCCGCTCAGGAGCTCTTGCACCAAAGACGGAGCCGTCAAGGCAACAGCCTAGAACAAGATGA
- a CDS encoding metallophosphoesterase family protein, with amino-acid sequence MRIAFISDVHANVVALRAVIEEIDRLGIGTIVNAGDVVGYYPFPNETIELLSERKVISIKGNHDRSVLNASVGRMNFMASIGVRWTSEHLDIGSVRYLHCLKNGLDVPLGTVRASIHHGSPFDEDEYVYENDVSDELLEACPGSSLLVLGHTHVPYIVKVGRGFVVNPGSVGQPRDGDPRASFMVYDTITQSFDIRRVDYDISEVERAVTSEGLPIELARRLWRGL; translated from the coding sequence GTGCGCATTGCGTTCATATCGGATGTACACGCCAATGTCGTGGCATTGAGGGCTGTTATCGAGGAGATCGACCGATTAGGAATAGGAACGATAGTGAACGCGGGTGATGTGGTCGGTTACTATCCCTTTCCGAACGAAACGATAGAGCTCCTCAGTGAGAGGAAGGTCATCAGCATCAAAGGAAACCACGACCGCTCGGTCCTGAACGCAAGCGTTGGCAGGATGAACTTCATGGCATCGATCGGGGTCAGATGGACCTCAGAGCATCTGGACATAGGCTCTGTACGTTATCTTCATTGCCTGAAGAACGGTCTCGATGTTCCTCTGGGCACGGTAAGGGCCAGCATTCATCATGGTTCCCCATTTGATGAAGATGAATACGTCTACGAGAATGACGTCTCTGACGAACTTTTAGAAGCTTGCCCCGGTTCAAGCTTGCTCGTCCTAGGGCATACCCATGTGCCTTATATCGTGAAGGTTGGAAGAGGATTTGTCGTGAACCCAGGTTCGGTCGGTCAGCCCCGGGATGGAGACCCGAGGGCCAGTTTCATGGTATATGACACCATCACACAGTCGTTCGACATCCGTCGTGTTGATTATGATATCTCCGAGGTGGAAAGGGCTGTTACCTCAGAAGGGCTCCCAATAGAGTTGGCAAGAAGACTGTGGAGGGGCCTCTGA
- a CDS encoding oxidoreductase has product MTNKITLAHYWGAGCGGCDVALLDIDEKILGVAEIADIVFWPIAVDGKVKDIEAMPDKSITCTLFNGAVRNSENEHMAKLLRQKSLLMVSFGSCACYGGVPGLGNLTNRKEILEYVYTQLPTSDNVEKVFPQVETHTKDGELELPVLYDTVMTLDQVVDVDYYMPGCPPTTNLINEFLGIVEKHVKEGAPLPPKGAVIASQKTLCDECKRKKSVKRIERIYMPHEIPIDPEKCMLEQGIICLGSSTRAGCGAKCLEGNQPCRGCMGPTAEVLDQGGSMLSALASVYKVDEKEALLTEEDIAALMSQVKDPMGTFYCYTMPKSIIKKRVVEKKKPVKKEA; this is encoded by the coding sequence ATGACAAACAAAATCACATTGGCCCACTACTGGGGAGCCGGTTGCGGGGGATGCGACGTCGCCCTCCTGGACATCGACGAGAAGATCCTTGGTGTCGCCGAGATCGCGGACATCGTGTTCTGGCCGATCGCGGTCGATGGCAAGGTCAAGGACATTGAGGCCATGCCCGACAAGTCCATCACCTGTACGCTTTTCAACGGGGCGGTCAGGAACAGCGAGAACGAGCATATGGCCAAGCTGCTCCGGCAGAAGTCCTTATTGATGGTCTCCTTCGGGTCCTGCGCCTGTTACGGCGGAGTTCCCGGTCTTGGCAACCTGACCAACAGGAAGGAGATATTGGAATATGTGTACACACAGCTCCCGACCTCTGATAACGTAGAGAAGGTGTTCCCACAGGTCGAGACGCACACCAAGGACGGAGAGCTCGAGCTGCCAGTGCTCTATGACACGGTCATGACCCTTGACCAGGTCGTGGACGTAGACTACTACATGCCCGGATGCCCACCTACCACCAACCTTATCAACGAGTTCCTGGGCATCGTGGAGAAGCACGTCAAGGAAGGTGCACCTCTTCCCCCGAAGGGAGCGGTCATCGCGTCACAGAAGACCCTATGCGACGAGTGCAAGAGGAAAAAGAGCGTCAAGAGGATCGAGCGCATCTACATGCCGCATGAGATACCGATCGATCCAGAGAAGTGCATGCTCGAACAAGGGATCATCTGCCTCGGCTCTTCCACCAGGGCAGGTTGCGGGGCAAAGTGCCTGGAAGGCAACCAGCCGTGCCGTGGATGCATGGGGCCGACCGCCGAGGTCCTGGACCAGGGCGGAAGCATGCTTTCTGCCTTGGCCTCAGTATATAAGGTAGATGAGAAGGAGGCCCTCCTCACTGAAGAGGACATCGCGGCGCTGATGTCGCAGGTAAAGGACCCCATGGGGACCTTCTACTGCTATACGATGCCGAAGTCGATCATAAAGAAGAGGGTCGTCGAGAAGAAGAAACCGGTCAAGAAGGAGGCATAA
- a CDS encoding Ni/Fe hydrogenase subunit alpha yields the protein MAPILSDEKTKSTSKRITIDPITRLEGHGKIEIFLDDTGNVANAYWQVPELRGFERFCIGRSVEDLNKITSRLCGVCPGAHHLCSTKALDGVYNAEPPETAKKLRELFYAAHYVHSHIAHFYALAAADFVLGPAAPAAQRNILGVVGAVGVPVGAEVIKHRSYAQKVQEIIGGKATHPVCGLPGGMAKAISEDERKKIEAMAKSCVEFAKFTQQIFADVVLKNKDYMDIVLNKDIFYQETYNLGTVDKNGKVNFYDGQQVMIDQDGNEVARYTGKQYLDNISEHVLPWSYEKFCYFKKVGWKGLKDGKDSGIYRATPLSRLNVAKGFTTPLAQAEYEKYKGTFRDLGVKGPIHYTMAMHWARVIELLYAAEHMLELAQDKEITDTNIRAKLDTPGEGVGILEAPRGTLTHHYKADENGITTFVNLVVGTTNNNAPINLDVAKAAKALIKNWEVSPGLLNMVEMAYRAYDPCNSCATHTLPGQMPMRAVIRREDGSVYKVLQNY from the coding sequence ATGGCCCCGATACTCAGCGACGAGAAGACCAAGAGCACATCCAAGCGTATCACGATCGACCCGATCACCCGCTTGGAAGGACATGGTAAGATAGAGATATTCCTGGATGACACTGGTAACGTGGCGAACGCCTATTGGCAGGTGCCTGAGCTTCGAGGTTTCGAACGCTTCTGCATCGGAAGGTCGGTCGAGGACCTGAACAAGATCACCTCACGCCTTTGTGGTGTCTGTCCTGGAGCGCACCATCTGTGCTCCACCAAGGCCTTGGATGGCGTATACAACGCAGAGCCGCCAGAGACGGCGAAGAAGCTCCGTGAGCTGTTCTACGCCGCACACTATGTGCACAGCCACATCGCGCACTTCTACGCCCTGGCTGCGGCCGACTTCGTGCTAGGACCGGCCGCGCCTGCCGCGCAGAGGAACATCCTGGGCGTTGTCGGAGCGGTCGGCGTTCCAGTTGGAGCAGAGGTCATCAAGCACCGCTCGTACGCACAGAAGGTCCAAGAGATCATCGGCGGCAAGGCGACACACCCCGTCTGCGGTCTGCCCGGTGGGATGGCCAAGGCGATCTCCGAGGATGAGCGGAAGAAGATCGAGGCCATGGCAAAGTCCTGCGTCGAGTTCGCAAAGTTCACACAGCAGATATTCGCTGATGTTGTCCTGAAGAACAAAGACTACATGGACATCGTGCTCAACAAGGACATCTTCTACCAGGAGACCTACAACCTAGGGACCGTCGACAAGAACGGGAAGGTCAACTTCTACGATGGCCAGCAGGTCATGATCGACCAGGACGGGAACGAGGTCGCAAGGTACACTGGGAAGCAATACCTTGACAACATCTCCGAGCATGTGCTCCCGTGGTCGTATGAGAAGTTCTGTTACTTCAAGAAGGTCGGTTGGAAGGGGCTCAAGGACGGAAAGGACTCGGGCATCTACCGAGCGACCCCATTGTCCAGGCTGAATGTTGCGAAGGGATTCACCACCCCGCTCGCGCAGGCCGAGTACGAGAAGTACAAGGGAACGTTCCGCGACCTGGGCGTAAAAGGACCGATACACTATACAATGGCGATGCACTGGGCCCGTGTGATCGAGCTATTGTATGCGGCAGAGCATATGCTTGAGCTTGCCCAGGACAAGGAGATCACCGACACCAACATCCGAGCAAAGCTTGACACCCCCGGAGAGGGTGTGGGCATACTCGAGGCCCCCCGTGGGACCTTGACGCACCACTATAAGGCGGATGAGAACGGCATCACGACCTTCGTCAACCTGGTGGTCGGTACAACGAACAACAACGCCCCGATCAACCTGGACGTCGCGAAGGCGGCGAAGGCTCTGATCAAGAACTGGGAAGTGTCCCCCGGCCTGTTGAACATGGTCGAAATGGCATACCGTGCCTACGACCCGTGCAACTCCTGTGCGACGCATACCCTGCCCGGTCAGATGCCGATGAGGGCCGTCATCAGGCGCGAGGATGGATCAGTGTATAAGGTGCTCCAGAACTACTGA
- a CDS encoding hydrogenase iron-sulfur subunit encodes MSTQQTAHAEPKATGTEEWEPKLIVFCCNWCSYAGADLAGVSRLQMPTNFRVIRTMCSARVDPEFVLRAFANGADGVLVLGCHPADCHYIGGNYRTRRRIALLRVLLEQYGFNPDRLKLEWVSASEGAKFQKTIKEFDETIRELGPNPINEE; translated from the coding sequence ATGTCCACCCAACAGACCGCACATGCTGAACCGAAGGCCACCGGTACTGAAGAATGGGAGCCGAAGCTGATCGTCTTCTGCTGCAACTGGTGCTCTTATGCTGGCGCCGACCTTGCCGGGGTCAGCAGACTGCAGATGCCCACGAACTTCCGTGTCATAAGGACCATGTGCTCTGCGCGTGTCGACCCTGAGTTCGTCCTGCGCGCCTTCGCGAATGGAGCGGATGGCGTATTGGTTCTAGGATGCCACCCGGCGGACTGCCACTATATAGGGGGAAATTACCGTACCCGCAGGAGGATAGCGCTGCTACGTGTCCTCTTGGAACAGTATGGTTTCAACCCCGACAGGCTGAAGCTGGAATGGGTCTCTGCCTCTGAGGGGGCGAAGTTCCAGAAGACCATCAAAGAGTTCGACGAGACGATCAGGGAGCTCGGACCGAACCCGATCAACGAGGAGTAA
- a CDS encoding ribosome assembly factor SBDS — protein sequence MVDIEDAIVARLESHGESFEVLIDPKVVNLLKEGKEADLFDYMVIDEIFKNAHKGTRASEDKLKEVFGTTDTVEIAKQIILKGEVQLTAQQRKEMLEAKRRRVISEIARNAINPQTGGPHTPQRIEMAMEEAKVHIDPFKPVDMQVNHVLDKLRPIIPIRFEKIRIAVKLSADDYGKCYEEITHFGKIIKDEWQKNGSWIGIVEMPAGMRDDFFDHINRKTHGNAEFKQLK from the coding sequence ATGGTCGATATTGAAGATGCGATCGTGGCCCGCCTCGAGTCTCATGGTGAGTCCTTCGAGGTCCTGATAGACCCAAAGGTGGTCAATTTGCTCAAAGAGGGCAAAGAGGCCGACCTGTTCGATTACATGGTCATAGATGAGATCTTCAAGAACGCACATAAAGGTACAAGGGCGTCCGAGGACAAGCTCAAGGAGGTATTTGGGACCACTGATACTGTGGAGATCGCCAAGCAGATAATCCTCAAAGGAGAGGTGCAATTAACCGCACAACAGCGGAAAGAGATGCTGGAGGCAAAAAGAAGGCGTGTTATATCTGAGATCGCCAGGAACGCTATCAACCCTCAGACGGGCGGACCTCATACGCCGCAACGCATTGAGATGGCCATGGAAGAGGCCAAGGTCCATATCGATCCCTTCAAGCCGGTCGATATGCAGGTGAACCATGTCCTCGACAAGCTGCGCCCGATCATCCCGATCAGGTTCGAGAAGATAAGGATAGCAGTAAAGCTGTCAGCGGACGATTATGGTAAGTGCTACGAGGAGATCACGCACTTCGGTAAGATCATAAAGGACGAGTGGCAAAAGAACGGAAGTTGGATCGGTATTGTGGAGATGCCTGCCGGAATGAGAGATGATTTCTTCGATCACATCAACCGTAAGACACATGGTAATGCCGAGTTCAAACAATTGAAATGA
- a CDS encoding RNA-binding protein, with product MSKENVVVSREVVLPGDLLDTGRLKPGSGAYMEEGKVFAAQLGIKSVKSNFVNVIPLGGRYIPSPGDTVIGKVEDIGPSNWLIDINSPYPAPLHVTEVPWKVEFGDTSRFLGVGDTIMAKVLMVDETKRVQVTMKEQGLRKLQGGQVIEISHSKVPRVIGKGGSMIQIIKNYTACRIFIGQNGRIWLDGDIENMMVAIRAIKMIEEGAQMAHLTEKVKEYLESVTKKTTVDEGSD from the coding sequence ATGAGCAAAGAGAACGTCGTGGTGTCGCGCGAGGTAGTTCTACCAGGGGATCTATTGGACACCGGAAGGTTGAAGCCTGGAAGTGGCGCATATATGGAGGAGGGGAAGGTCTTCGCCGCGCAGCTGGGCATCAAGAGCGTCAAATCGAATTTCGTCAATGTCATACCGCTAGGCGGGAGGTACATACCCAGCCCTGGTGACACGGTCATCGGAAAGGTAGAGGATATAGGACCTTCGAACTGGCTTATCGATATCAATTCACCTTATCCCGCACCCTTGCATGTCACTGAGGTCCCTTGGAAGGTCGAGTTCGGTGACACATCAAGGTTCCTAGGGGTAGGGGACACGATCATGGCAAAGGTCCTGATGGTCGATGAGACAAAAAGGGTCCAGGTGACCATGAAGGAGCAGGGCCTTCGGAAATTGCAGGGAGGTCAGGTCATAGAGATATCCCACAGCAAGGTGCCCAGGGTCATCGGCAAGGGCGGTTCGATGATCCAGATCATCAAGAACTATACTGCCTGTAGGATCTTCATTGGGCAAAATGGCAGGATCTGGCTCGACGGTGATATCGAGAACATGATGGTCGCGATAAGGGCCATCAAGATGATCGAGGAGGGGGCACAGATGGCCCACCTCACTGAGAAGGTCAAGGAATATCTGGAATCCGTCACGAAGAAGACGACGGTCGATGAAGGGTCCGATTGA
- the psmA gene encoding archaeal proteasome endopeptidase complex subunit alpha, whose protein sequence is MQPGQMAYDRAITVFSPDGRLFQVEYAREAVKRGTTTVGLKFKDGVVLIVDKRIASRLMEPKSIEKIFQIDHHIGCATSGLVADARILVDQARVIAQINKITYDENVGVEDLVKRICDYKQNYTQYGGVRPFGTALLVAGVDDLGEHLFETDPSGALVSYKAGSIGAGRNAVMEVFEEAYEEGMSQDAAIVLGLRALKKATEEENLNPKAVEIGLVKRGESFRRLSEQEVEAYIKQASA, encoded by the coding sequence ATGCAGCCAGGACAAATGGCCTACGATAGGGCCATCACCGTTTTTTCGCCAGATGGAAGGTTGTTCCAGGTTGAATATGCCCGCGAAGCGGTCAAGAGAGGCACCACGACCGTTGGACTGAAGTTCAAGGATGGGGTGGTATTGATCGTTGATAAAAGGATCGCCAGCAGGCTTATGGAACCGAAGTCCATCGAGAAGATCTTTCAGATCGACCACCACATCGGATGCGCAACCTCAGGGCTTGTGGCGGATGCCAGGATCCTTGTGGACCAAGCAAGGGTTATCGCGCAGATAAACAAGATCACGTACGATGAGAATGTTGGTGTTGAAGACCTTGTGAAGAGGATCTGCGATTATAAGCAGAACTATACCCAGTATGGTGGAGTGAGGCCATTCGGGACGGCGCTCCTTGTGGCAGGGGTAGATGATCTTGGAGAGCATCTCTTCGAGACCGACCCCAGTGGTGCACTTGTCTCGTATAAGGCCGGCAGCATCGGCGCAGGAAGGAACGCCGTGATGGAGGTTTTCGAGGAGGCATACGAGGAAGGGATGTCCCAAGATGCCGCGATAGTCCTTGGTCTCAGGGCGCTCAAAAAGGCTACCGAGGAGGAGAACCTCAACCCAAAGGCCGTAGAGATCGGACTCGTGAAGAGGGGAGAGAGCTTCCGCCGCCTTTCAGAACAAGAGGTGGAGGCCTACATCAAGCAGGCAAGCGCCTGA
- a CDS encoding CoB--CoM heterodisulfide reductase iron-sulfur subunit A family protein, with the protein MSENTGSVLVVGGGIGGVQTALDLAESGFKVYLAERKPSIGGVMAQLDKTFPTNDCSMCILSPKLVEAARHPMITMMTLTEVVGVEGEAPNFTVTLKKHPRYVREDRCVGCGLCAEKCPSKAPSEYEVGMVQRKAIFVPYAQAVPMKYSIDASKCLWLTKQRCGNCKKVCPADAVDYEQKEVIEKINVGSIVLAPGFDAFDPRVKREYGYGDFKNVVTSLEFERILSATGPYAGHVVRPTDHKTPKKVAFIQCVGSRDEKVGNPYCSSVCCMYAMKQAIIAKEHTAGFEPHIFFMDIRAFGKEFEDYRARAEKEYGIKMYRGTRVASIDEDPETKNLFLRYSVGDDVSEQEFDMVVLSVGLEPTKSAKELADRLGIKLNPYGFCNTTIYNPLETNRPGIYVTGAFSSPKDIPTTVAEASGAAAKAGRHVFDNRISIDQVVKETPETDVRGQEPRIGVFVCDCGINIRATVDVPSVVEYVKTLPNVVYAEENKYTCSADSQELIKKKIKEHNLNRVVVASCTPRTHEALFQSTIKEAGLNQFLFEMANIRDQCSWIHMHEPEKATAKAKDLVRMAVAKSRFLEPLTKSKLGVTHSAVVVGGGLAGMTAALDIAAQNFHVDLIERSDKLGGKLANLYTAEGGMSPHKYMGELIEKVKANDNIKIYMNSHVEDVSGFVGNYKVKVKTPEGQKELDTGAIIIATGGQEYVPKEYMYGQDKRVLTQNELEDKLYHGHFKGKKVAMIQCVGSRNKEVPYCSRVCCSKALKNAIEIKKKHPETEVYIFHKDIRSYGFRELLYKEAGELGVKFIRFPEDKDPVLSKDGDVLKLVAHDQVLGGEVMVKPDLVVLSTGTRPNPDNEELAKMVKVPLSKDGYFLEAHMKLRPVDFATNGVYLAGIAHWPKFIDETIAQASGAAARAITVISKEFLETQGIIAAVNDMICDGCGVCEPVCEYRAITIVGSDPRDPAKLKAVINEGLCMGCGTCVAACPSGALEQKGFKTAQILAQIDSALEGGAK; encoded by the coding sequence ATGTCGGAAAATACTGGTTCCGTTCTGGTGGTAGGAGGAGGCATTGGAGGGGTTCAGACAGCACTAGACCTGGCTGAATCCGGGTTCAAGGTCTACCTCGCCGAGAGAAAGCCAAGCATCGGTGGCGTGATGGCACAGCTGGATAAGACGTTCCCCACGAACGATTGTTCGATGTGCATTTTGTCCCCGAAGCTTGTAGAAGCTGCAAGGCATCCGATGATCACGATGATGACCCTCACCGAGGTCGTGGGTGTCGAGGGCGAAGCCCCGAACTTCACGGTCACCTTGAAGAAGCACCCAAGGTATGTCCGTGAGGACCGCTGTGTCGGCTGCGGGCTTTGTGCAGAGAAATGCCCTTCGAAGGCGCCGAGCGAGTATGAAGTGGGAATGGTCCAAAGGAAGGCGATATTTGTCCCATATGCTCAAGCCGTACCGATGAAGTACTCCATCGACGCTTCAAAGTGCCTCTGGCTCACGAAGCAGAGGTGCGGCAACTGTAAGAAGGTCTGCCCGGCCGACGCCGTAGATTACGAGCAGAAGGAGGTCATTGAGAAGATCAATGTGGGCTCGATCGTCCTGGCACCCGGGTTCGATGCCTTCGACCCGCGCGTCAAGCGCGAGTATGGATATGGAGATTTCAAGAATGTCGTGACCTCGCTCGAGTTCGAAAGGATATTGAGCGCTACCGGTCCATATGCGGGGCACGTCGTGAGGCCGACCGACCACAAGACGCCCAAGAAGGTCGCCTTCATCCAGTGTGTCGGGTCTCGTGACGAGAAGGTCGGAAACCCATATTGTTCCTCCGTCTGCTGCATGTATGCCATGAAGCAGGCCATCATCGCCAAGGAGCACACTGCGGGCTTTGAACCTCACATTTTCTTCATGGACATCAGAGCCTTCGGCAAGGAGTTCGAGGACTACCGGGCCAGGGCCGAGAAGGAATACGGTATCAAGATGTATCGTGGTACCCGGGTGGCATCGATCGATGAGGACCCTGAGACAAAGAACCTTTTCCTCAGGTACAGCGTAGGGGACGATGTGTCTGAGCAGGAGTTCGACATGGTCGTATTGTCAGTAGGACTTGAGCCGACAAAATCCGCGAAGGAGCTCGCCGACCGCCTTGGTATCAAGTTGAACCCGTATGGATTCTGCAACACCACAATATACAACCCGTTGGAGACCAACAGGCCTGGTATATACGTGACGGGCGCCTTCAGCTCCCCCAAGGACATCCCGACCACCGTCGCTGAAGCGTCTGGTGCAGCGGCAAAGGCCGGTAGGCACGTCTTTGACAACAGGATCAGCATTGACCAGGTCGTCAAGGAAACCCCAGAGACCGATGTTAGAGGTCAGGAGCCTAGGATCGGGGTGTTCGTCTGCGACTGTGGCATCAACATCCGCGCAACGGTAGATGTTCCTTCCGTCGTGGAGTATGTCAAGACCCTGCCGAACGTTGTTTACGCTGAGGAGAACAAGTACACATGTTCCGCAGACTCGCAGGAGCTCATAAAGAAGAAGATCAAGGAGCACAACCTCAACAGGGTGGTTGTCGCTTCCTGCACCCCGCGTACACATGAGGCGCTGTTCCAGAGCACTATAAAAGAGGCCGGTCTGAACCAGTTCCTCTTCGAGATGGCCAACATCCGTGACCAGTGCTCTTGGATCCACATGCATGAGCCCGAGAAGGCCACCGCCAAGGCCAAGGACCTGGTCCGGATGGCCGTTGCCAAGTCGAGGTTCCTCGAGCCTCTCACTAAGAGCAAGCTTGGGGTTACTCACTCGGCAGTCGTTGTCGGAGGTGGACTGGCAGGTATGACCGCCGCACTTGACATAGCGGCCCAGAACTTCCATGTCGACCTAATCGAGAGGTCCGACAAGCTCGGAGGAAAGCTCGCCAACCTCTACACCGCAGAGGGCGGGATGAGCCCGCACAAGTACATGGGCGAGCTGATCGAGAAGGTAAAGGCCAACGACAACATCAAGATATACATGAACTCGCACGTCGAGGATGTCTCAGGCTTTGTGGGCAACTATAAGGTCAAGGTCAAGACACCTGAGGGACAGAAGGAGCTGGATACCGGAGCGATAATCATCGCGACGGGCGGTCAGGAGTATGTGCCAAAGGAATACATGTACGGTCAGGACAAGCGTGTGTTGACCCAGAACGAGCTTGAGGACAAACTGTACCATGGCCACTTCAAAGGCAAGAAGGTCGCAATGATCCAGTGCGTCGGTTCAAGGAACAAGGAGGTCCCGTACTGCAGCCGCGTGTGCTGTTCCAAGGCGCTAAAGAACGCCATAGAGATCAAGAAGAAACATCCCGAGACCGAGGTGTACATCTTCCACAAGGACATCCGAAGCTATGGGTTCCGCGAGCTCCTTTACAAGGAGGCTGGAGAGCTTGGTGTCAAGTTCATCAGGTTCCCTGAGGACAAGGACCCTGTCCTGTCGAAGGATGGGGACGTCCTGAAGCTCGTCGCCCATGACCAGGTGCTCGGAGGAGAGGTAATGGTCAAGCCCGACCTCGTCGTGCTCAGCACCGGGACAAGGCCGAACCCTGACAACGAGGAGCTTGCCAAGATGGTAAAAGTACCTCTGTCGAAGGACGGATACTTCCTTGAGGCGCATATGAAGCTGCGCCCCGTCGATTTCGCCACCAACGGTGTCTATCTGGCAGGGATCGCTCACTGGCCGAAATTCATAGATGAGACGATAGCTCAGGCATCGGGCGCGGCCGCCAGGGCCATCACTGTGATATCCAAGGAGTTCTTGGAGACCCAGGGTATCATAGCGGCGGTCAACGACATGATCTGTGACGGGTGCGGCGTCTGCGAACCGGTATGCGAGTACCGCGCGATCACCATCGTGGGCTCGGACCCGAGAGACCCAGCGAAGCTAAAGGCCGTCATAAACGAAGGCCTTTGCATGGGCTGCGGGACCTGCGTGGCAGCATGTCCATCTGGAGCATTGGAGCAGAAAGGCTTCAAGACCGCCCAGATCCTTGCTCAGATCGACTCGGCCCTTGAAGGGGGTGCTAAGTGA
- a CDS encoding metallophosphoesterase, which produces MDIVPIAERPLLEVLGERKVLCAGDLHIGLEHEMSTNGVHVPSQTAKMEKELLLNAPGHDTLMLIGDVKHMVPGSSRQEHREIPRFFRSLLRSYNSVEIVKGNHDTDIEDMLPDGVIVHPPSGCVLEGVGFVHGHTWPSVEVMYSKVLIMAHNHPAVMFEDGLKTNTIERCWVRAPFKVARTERYPRVPEEVIMLPSMNLSLRGSPVNFERPKMLGPLFSNDLIDMDNAKVYLLDGVYLGLVGQMRVERRRHFKN; this is translated from the coding sequence ATGGATATAGTCCCGATAGCTGAGAGGCCTCTCTTAGAGGTGCTTGGAGAAAGGAAGGTATTGTGTGCGGGAGACCTTCACATCGGTCTGGAACATGAGATGAGCACCAACGGGGTACATGTCCCCAGCCAGACCGCAAAGATGGAAAAAGAGCTGCTCCTTAATGCCCCGGGACATGACACATTGATGCTCATCGGCGATGTGAAGCACATGGTACCAGGTTCCTCCAGGCAGGAGCACAGGGAGATCCCTAGATTCTTCCGTTCATTGCTCCGGAGCTACAACAGCGTTGAGATAGTAAAGGGAAATCATGACACCGACATCGAGGATATGCTACCAGATGGCGTCATCGTTCATCCTCCCTCTGGTTGCGTATTAGAGGGTGTCGGTTTTGTCCATGGACATACGTGGCCATCAGTAGAGGTGATGTACAGCAAGGTCCTGATAATGGCCCACAACCATCCCGCGGTCATGTTCGAGGATGGGCTGAAAACCAACACCATCGAAAGGTGCTGGGTGCGTGCACCTTTCAAAGTTGCGAGGACGGAAAGATACCCAAGGGTGCCTGAGGAGGTCATAATGTTACCCTCGATGAACCTCAGCTTGAGGGGGTCACCGGTGAACTTTGAGAGACCGAAGATGCTGGGCCCCTTGTTCTCCAACGACCTGATCGATATGGACAATGCCAAGGTTTACCTTTTGGACGGCGTATATCTCGGTCTGGTGGGCCAGATGCGGGTCGAGCGCAGAAGGCATTTCAAGAATTAA